In Zea mays cultivar B73 chromosome 7, Zm-B73-REFERENCE-NAM-5.0, whole genome shotgun sequence, the following proteins share a genomic window:
- the LOC100273944 gene encoding uncharacterized protein LOC100273944, which translates to MEVEEAGGEVENAGKDEAEAEYHSRDFEWEDLKEEVESGPVFSYHLSPFLDPAASTTSPPQPSSEAWRSFHRRHASGKFFKERRYLLKEFPELCSSKDHAKVLEVGCGNGSTAVSILRSSERITVFACDCSKDTLEKAYEIISNTKGINIKDRFHPFLMDVSKETFPDWLFCKACQTSLGKAAASLLDPSHHGIREEHPVFLGENQCCAGGMDFITMIFTLSAIPFDIMPTTIEQCVSVLKPGGLLLFRDYGLYDMTMLRFLPHQRVGFREYMRSDGTFSYFFSLDTVRELFRAAGLVELELEYCCVKSVNRKNGKTMRRVWVHGKFKKPPR; encoded by the exons ATGGAAGTGGAAGAAGCAGGAGGCGAAGTGGAGAACGCCGGCAAGGACGAGGCGGAGGCGGAGTACCATTCGCGCGATTTCGAATGGGAGGACCTCAAGGAAGAGGTGGAATCTGGACCTGTCTTCTCCTACCACCTCTCCCCCTTTCTCGACCCCGCCGCCAGTACCACCTCGCCGCCGCAGCCCTCGTCGGAGGCCTGGAGAAGCTTCCACCGTCGCCATGCGTCCGGAAAATTCTTTAAG GAAAGGAGATATTTGCTTAAGGAATTTCCTGAACTTTGTAGCAGCAAAGATCATGCCAAGGTTTTAGAAGTGGGGTGTGGGAATGGAAGCACTGCTGTTTCCATTCTACG GTCTAGTGAAAGGATCACTGTCTTTGCTTGTGACTGTAGTAAAGACACTCTTGAGAAGGCATATGAAATTATATCCAATACAAAAGGGATTAATATCAAGGATAGGTTCCACCCCTTTTTAATGGATGTTTCTAAAGAAACTTTCCCAGATTGGTTATTTTGCAAAGCCTGTCAAACTTCGCTGGGAAAAGCTGCTGCATCTTTACTTG ATCCAAGTCACCATGGAATTAGAGAAGAGCACCCAGTCTTCCTTGGAGAGAACCAATGTTGTGCTGGTGGCATGGATTTTATTACCATG ATATTCACACTGTCAGCCATACCCTTCGACATAATGCCAACTACCATAGAACAATGTGTTTCTGTTCTGAAACCAGGCGGCCTTCTTCTTTTTAGGGATTACG GTCTTTATGACATGACAATGCTTCGGTTTTTACCTCATCAAAGAGTAGGGTTTCGGGAATATATGCGATCAGATGGTACCTTTTCATACTTCTTCTCATTGGATACTGTGAGAGAACTCTTTCGTGCTGCTGGGCTAGTAGAG TTGGAGCTGGAATATTGCTGTGTCAAGTCCGTGAACCGAAAGAATGGGAAGACGATGCGGCGGGTATGGGTCCATGGCAAATTCAAAAAACCACCTAGGTGA